DNA sequence from the Oryza brachyantha chromosome 5, ObraRS2, whole genome shotgun sequence genome:
GAACAAGTGCTCTTAGCTATATTTGTATTGCACCGTATATATGGAGCATAGGGGTaccgtgtgtgtgtatatatcctttgtatatatttcgtctaaagtttatatatgaaaaatttatacgtataaacagatgtaacatataaaatatttagtagaaaaaatcatctaacatcttaaaaatttattcataaagaTTATAccaaaaattctatatacaaaaatttatacatcgaaaatttatatatagaaaattgtaTTCGTATGAGTAGCGGGGCCAGTTAGTCTTTTCGGTGGGCTGTGGGTAGGCCCATGAATTTGTATAAAGCCCGTACGTTTCAGGCCCGTCTTGGTGTGACCGGCCTTGGTCAGTCTGGCCCATCATTTCGGCCCACCCGAAAGCTCCTCGCTCGTTTGGTCATCCCGGAGCCCGGAgtcccggccggcggcggcgatgcggcgggaggtcgtcgccggcggggtggcggtggcggtttTGTCAGGTTCGCCTGGCAAGAACACGCGGTCTGGTCCATGCTTTTGGTGCATGGAGGGGGGTGATTCCGATGTTTTGGTTGCCCCTTCTTCTGTAGCTAGCATGCTTGCTTCTATTGGATTCGGAGGCGAGTCCACTTCGACGCGGTCAGGGTTGCTTTCGATTGATTGGGAAAAGTGAATCACGTCTTGTATTTTGCCCCTGTGTTCTCTCATGCGCTATCTGAATGGCGATCCGTAcaaattttggatgaatttaggcgaaacatatatttataaatggaaaataaggtatgattaaaatttgtatacaCGTgtattagcgatctaaaaacaaatgctgaaaacaaactatgatagaaaacctcaaaattaactttaaatttaaagataaaaaatttaaattttgacttataaatataaaaaaaataaaaagtacgATGGAGTTACACGAGAGCGTTGGTGTGCTTCACCCAAAGTCCTTCCCATCGCTTCAAATTCGCCCAACATCGCCTTGAAATGTAAAATGAATTTGAATAAACGGATTTCAGTAGGAACACcagtttttttcttgtttttaagATCATACTGTAAGgcaggccttgtttagtttgtaatttttttttcaaaaacatcacatcaagtttttaaacacatatttgaagtattaaacgcagtctaattacaaaacaaattccaGATTtcacctggaaaccgcgagacaaatcttttgagtctaattaatccgtcattagtacatgttggttactgtaacacttatgactaatcatgtcctaattggacttaaaagatttgtctcacgatttttcccataactatgtaattagttttaattagttttaatgttcacgtatatttaatattttatttaggtgtctacagattcgatttgatgtttttgagaaaagtttaTGGTAACTAAACAGGGCGTTTGGATCTTCTGCAAAGAAATTTGGTCTTGGAAATTCTGGTAGCCAGGAATTGCAGTAGGCTTTCCTTGCTGCAGCAAATCATGCTCGAGCTTTTGACCGACAAACTGCTGTAAGATGGTGAAAAGCTCCAACGTTCGGGACAGTACTGCCACAGGTCTGCGCATAACGGTTGAACCGCCGAGCGGATTAGGACTGCCAAGATGTGCTAGACAGCTCATCACTGTGCATAAACCCCTCGCACTAATCAACCGTCGGCACCTGATCATATTTTAATCATCCCGTtgataaaataactaaaaggatggtcaatagtatagccaaatACGGCTCGAATAATTAGCATCAGATTTATTGCTTATCTAATAATCGATTTATGTAATTGTTTCGATACTGGCtcgcttttttttctctattttacataagcataaatataaagttgCTCGTTATTACTGTACAtaataagtcagctataaacatattttaaagagataagagatgagagatcAGTGGACTGCTAATTTATAGCTGGCTACAGTACGGGCTCCAAGACGCAgcgtgtgtatgacatgtgagagcatatattaatattttataggtaaataTTGTATGGattaactattatattgaCTAGATAAATTGAAAATAGTAGTTGGCTACCACCTCTGTCCTAtaataactctattttttttttttcgtatcTAACGtttgattcttcgtcttatttgaaaaatttgtatagaaacttaaaaaaaattagttacacataaaataatattcatgttttatcatctactaagaataaaaatattaataaaaaagttttaaataagacgaaaagttaaaatatataaaaaaactgaaaatgatcttatttcggtacgtattgaacttgctctaaaacaGTAATCATATTCTACTATCAGCTCTAATCCTGATTAGCAGCTCATTGGTGGCTCACTCGTCCAACCCTTTTGACTCccggtctcctcctcctcacacAAATCAAAGCACAACGGAGGGAAACCCCATGCCATTGTCCGTCCGTCACACTTACCCTCTCCACTGACGCTCTCGTCTCCTCTCGTCTCGTTTCCCTCGCCACCAGCTCGCGCGGGAAATGGCGTTGTAggctggagctggagctgaGCAAGAACTGGAGCGAGGAGGGAAGCTAGGGAGCTCGGACGGAGAATGGGCTGCTGCGTCAGCAAGAAGCGCGACGAGCTGCTGcatggtgcggcggcggcggcgggaggagaggTAGAAGCTCCACGGCGGCGGGTGGAGGCTCGcgacccgccgccgacggaggaggagaaggttAAGGAGGTGCTGTCGGAGACACCGACAGCCAGCGCCAGGGCGAGGCCGAGGCAGAGGCTGAGGAGAGTGGATGGGGCTGTGGCGCCGTCGGTGGAGCGGGGTGGAGGGGAGAAGGTGCCGAGggggaagggcggcggcggcggaggtagGGCGAGGGATGGGAGTCGGGCCCGTAGGGCGGTCGGGGCGGAGCGTGCCACCAGCGAGAAGTCGGAGGCGGCGTCCGAGTCgtcggtggcgacgacggctaCGGGACCCGAGCGGTCCCCGGGGAAGCCGGCGAGGAAGAGGGCGGTCGTGTCCGGCGAGCTCGGGCGCGCCAGGCGCGACCGACCTCCTGCGGCTCCAGGCGCCGGTCGCCCTGGAGGAGGCCGCgcgtctccctcgccgccgcctccgccgcggcgcgagCCCGGTGACCGGCCCGGCCGGAGGTCCCCGTCACCTGCCGCGAAACGGCCACCGgacccgcgccgcgccgccgcctccgccaccggtGCCGCGTCGTGCCCCCAGCGGAAGCCACCCGTCCCCCCGAAGCCGTGCGGCCGCGCCTCGCCACGTCGCGCGCAGGACACACCCCCGCAGCAGcactcgccggcgtcgtcgacgacCACCACGCAATCGCGCGGGCCTCCTCTGCCTCCACCTCCACTGCCACCGCAGGCAAGCGCACAGGAGGCCggttcctccgccgccgccgccggcgacggcgacgggaagGAGTCGCTTGACAACCCGTCGGTCGCAATGGAGTGCTTCATATTCCTGTAGCACTACTAATCCCATTCAGTCAGTAATTAATCACTCCAGTGCTAATTAGGAGTAATTAAGCTTAGGAGGTGTTCTTGATAATACCGTGAGATCACGCTGGTAATTAATTTCGTCTCTGgtgatggatttttttttatccccgGGAAGAAACCAATCCCAGCTTTATATTAGCAGTGCCGTCCGATACAGATTGGATGGCCTGGATGTGCTGCTGTTGTGGTGGTCTTGGGTGTACTGGATGAGATGTGCTTCTGTATGATCTTGTGCAACATTGAAGGCTAAAGCCACTGCTTGTGTTTGATGGCATCCATGGCCCTCCATTTTGGtttccttcttcttccatGGTCCATCAAACGCTGTGTGCACTTGGGGCATTCATTGAATGAATCCTTGCATAGTGTATGTACATGTTCGATGACAAAGGCAGCAGTTAAGTCGCTGTGACATGTCCTGTGGAACTGAATTGCCGATGCAATGCATAAAATCGTGCCTGCATGTTGAATGAACTTTGTAGTTGGAAGGAACCTAAACCTCCAGTcccaaaataaagttatttttagtttttagatatattttttgacttttcgtcttatttaaaatttttaacgattaatattttttaaataaggcgAATGATCAAAGCATTTGgtacagaaataaaaaaataacattatcaTGGAACTGAACTAGTATTCAATTCAGTGTTACATGCAGATGTAGGAAACGAGGTCCTCTAACTTTAATCTTGATGGCTGACATGTGGCTCTATAAACGGTTAGACCTATATATATCAGCTACTCAAGTTCCACTGAAAGTCAGAGGCATGTATGTACCCATGTTCGTCTGAAAGACAGAGCAAATGTGCCTGTAGATGTAGTGCGGTAGCGGAGGAGTATgggtaccttttttttttatataaaatatcatgtatttgataaaaataccaagttaaatctactttaaaaatatggtacgattaacatatatattatacctATCAATCAAAACATACCATTTAACATCGTTTAACAGTAAGGccatcttaaaatttttttccaaaaacatcacatcgaatttttagacacctaaataaagtattaaatatacgtGAAcagtaaaactaattacatagttatgggagaaatcatgagacgaatcttttgaacctaattaggacatgattagccataagtgctgcaataaccaacatgtgctaatgacggattaattaggctcaaaagattgcCTCGCAGTTTTTtagcgaaatctgaaatttgctttataattagactatgtttaatactttaaatatgtgtccaaaaacttgatatgagttttttgcaaaaaaaattgtaatctaaacaaggcctaatatatgttatgtatataacatatacacacaaatcaataaaaaagcTATAgctaaaataagacaaactgTCTTCCActgcctccgtcccataataattttatttttcgttttttcgtgcctaacgtttgactattcgtcttatttgaaaaatttattaaaaaacttcaaaaaattagtcacgcataaatatcatctagtaagaaaaaatattaatcataaaatttttttaaataagacgaaaagttaaaatattatataaaaaactaaaaaataatattatttcagGATGaaggtaataaaaaatatctgttGTGTACCTGGTTGATAGCACTATAAGCAGTAGTGGCGTGTACTatcaataattaatcaaaCGGGACCTGGTGCTGCACTTGCAGGATTGCAGCAGTGTTGGTTATAGTTTCCATATCCATCCCAAACGAGATTCGACTTCGATGTATTATTAGGTCGCGCATAAACATCAGCATACAAAAGTCCACCGGCAGTGCTACGAGAGGTCCAGCGGACCAGCGGCATGCGCCGTGGCGTCCGTGCGGTGCGGCGTCTTCGCCCGCGGCCGGGGGCCGGTGAAATGGCGCTCTCCTTTGCAATAAACCCGCGACGCCGCAGCGGCAGGCGGTGACGGCTAGCACACGACCGACTACGTACGCCGTGCGCGCGGCGTACAAAATGCGGAGTTGGGGGAGCCGGGCGCCCGTGGCCGTGTGTTGTGTGCGCGCACGCGAGGCGTCAGGCCCGATGCTGCGGCCGGGCGGCGTGACGCAGAGACCCGCAGAGGCGTCGTCTGCGAGATCTGCGTCCACTCGCTCGCTGCGGTCCTGCTGGCTGCGCAGCTTCTCTCGGTCTCATCAGCCGCTCGCTCCCCGACGCAGGCAGCAGGGGGGCAGAAAAGGGCACTCGCGTGCCGACGCGCGGGCACGGCACGCACAGTGTGACAGTGTGGTGTGGTAGTGTGTGTGTGACGTGGAGGTGGAGCTCGCCAGGCTCGGCCTTTTCCCCACCCCGTGTGCTGCAGCTTTCAtgagtactaatttattaataaagtttttatatgtatattattaGCGATCAAaacaagattgaaaaataaatcatagataaaaaaaattctaaatccaacttcaaatttaaaatttcaagtatatattttaacttataaacataaacagaagagtaaatttcattttGGACCACATATTTTAGCCAAAGTTTCACACTAGACTAGGGTTATAACAATCTTTTCACATAACAACACATATCTTTGCACTAGTTTCTAGTTTGGACTAGGGGTTTAGCACACCAAGAAAGAAATGAGTGAATTTCGTAGGAGTGatgtattttagaaaaaaaacagatgatGTATGctttttcttcatctttttaGCATGAGGGGTATTTAATcactagttttatttatattgttcTTCTACTCATTTTCCTCTTTGATGCGGACCAACTTTAACCTTTTGAATGAGCACATACACATTATTTCTGATTTGTGTAAAttgttaacaaaaaaaattatgttccACGATGAGGTAAGAAAACGTCATACGATTCTTCAGATATTTATATTGATACACAGCCACAGGATGATGATGGGCTTAACTAGCTTTTCTCTCAGACATGCCATTTCCTTAACCCTAGTCCAAACTGCCAACAAGGGAAAGATTATG
Encoded proteins:
- the LOC121054516 gene encoding serine/arginine repetitive matrix protein 1-like — encoded protein: MGCCVSKKRDELLHGAAAAAGGEVEAPRRRVEARDPPPTEEEKVKEVLSETPTASARARPRQRLRRVDGAVAPSVERGGGEKVPRGKGGGGGGRARDGSRARRAVGAERATSEKSEAASESSVATTATGPERSPGKPARKRAVVSGELGRARRDRPPAAPGAGRPGGGRASPSPPPPPRREPGDRPGRRSPSPAAKRPPDPRRAAASATGAASCPQRKPPVPPKPCGRASPRRAQDTPPQQHSPASSTTTTQSRGPPLPPPPLPPQASAQEAGSSAAAAGDGDGKESLDNPSVAMECFIFL